From Cryobacterium sp. GrIS_2_6:
CGACGAGCACGACGGCGAGCACGGGATCGGCCGCGGCCTCGCCGCAGACGCCGACGGGCTTGTTGTTGCCCTCGGCGATCGAGCCTTCGACGGTCAGTCCGATGAGCTTCAGCACGGCAGGCTGCCACGGGGAGTTCAGCGCGGCGAGAGTGCCGAGCTGGCGGTCAGCTGCCATCGTGTACTGGGTAAGGTCGTTCGTGCCGAGGCTGACGAAGTCGACTTCACCGAGGATCCGGTCCGCGAGGAGCGCGGCGGAGGGGACCTCGACCATGACGCCGGGGATCTTGAGCCCTGCGGTGGCACACATCGCAGCGAACTCCGCGGCTTCCTCCGGCGTCGCGATCATCGGGGCCATCACCCAGACGCTGGTCGAGGAACCTTCGGCGGCCTGGGCGATCGCGGTGAGCTGGCGGGCCAGCACCCCAGGAGTGGTCAGGTCGGTGCGGTATCCGCGCACGCCGAGTGAGGGGTTGGGCTCGCTCGTGTCGGTCAGGAACGGCAGCGGCTTGTCGGCGCCGGCGTCGAGGGTGCGCACGACGACCTTCTGGCCGGGGAACGCGTCGAACACGCCCCGGTAGGCGATGACCTGTTCTTCGATCGTGGGCTCGGTCTCGCGCTCGAGGAAGCAGAACTCGGTGCGGAGCAGTCCGACGCCCTGGGCGCCGGCTTCGGCGGCCTTGAGAGCGTCCTTGGCCCCGCCGACGTTGGCGAGCAGGGGGACGAGGTGGCCGTCCGCGGTGCGTCCGTTGCCATCGAAGACGGCGAGGATCGCTGCGGCGGTCTTCCAGGCTTCCACGGCGGCGATTTCCTCGGCGCCGGGCTCGAGGGAGAGGAAGCCGGCCGCGCCGTCCACGTACACCTCGATGCCGTCTTCGAGGGCGTCGACGCCGGGGGCTGCGACGACGGCCGGGAGGCCGAGGGCGCGGGCGATGATCGCGGTGTGGGACTGCGGCCCACCACCGGAGGTGACGAGGGCGAGGATCTTCTCCGGGTCCAGGGTCGCGGTGTCAGCGGGGGCGAGATCCTCGGCAACAAGGATGAAGGGTGCATCGGCGAGGGGGATGCCCGGCGCGGGCACTCCGCGCAGCTCGGCCACGATGCGGGCGCGTACGTCGAGGACGTCCGTGGCCCGTTCGGCCATGTAACCGCCGAGGTTGATCAGCATCTCGGCGACGGAGGCGCCGGATTCCCAGATCGCGCGCTCGGCAGAGGTGCCCGTTTTGATGAGCTTGACCGCGGCCTTGATCAGCATCGGGTCGGTCGCCATCAGCGCGGTGGCCTCGAGAACGGCCTTGCTTGCACCCGTCGCTCCGGCGGCACGGTTCTGTAATTCGGTCTGCACGGTCTTCGCGGAGGAGCGCAGCAGATCGGAGGCGGCATCCGCTGACAGCGACGCAGCCAATCGTTCTCCGGCCGGGGGTTCACTGACCGGTTTGGGCATCTGCCGAATCGATCCGATGATCCGCCCGGGACTGACGCCCACGCCGGAGAAGTTCTGCTGCACGGTTTAACCTCTATTCTCGCGTGGGAATTGATTGCCCACGGTAACGATATTACGCGGCGACCGACGCGCATCGCGTATCGGTCGCCGCGCTTTCATGCGGTGATGTCAGTTTTGTGCGCTCAGACGGTGACCAAAACCGGGGCTTCTACTGCCGCGGGAGCCTTTTTGGTGGTGTACCTCTTCAGTGCGATGACGGCGACGCCGGCGACGACAGTGCCGATTGCGATCGCCAGGGCGAAGAGCGCGAAGCTGTCGATCGCGAAGAACACGAAGATACCGCCGTGCGGGGCCTTGCTCGTGACACCCCAGGCCATGGACAGGGCGCCCGTGACACCGGCACCGAGCATGCTCGCCGGGATCACGCGCAGCGGGTCTGCCGCCGCGAACGGGATGGCGCCCTCGGAGATGAAGGACGCACCGAGCAGCCAGGCCGCCTTGCCGTTCTCACGTTCGATCGGGCTGAACAGCTTCTTGTCGAGCACGGTGGCCAGGGCCATCGCGAGCGGCGGAACCATTCCGGCGGCCATCACGGCGGCCATGATCTGCCACGGAGCCTGGTTGACCACGGTCGCGGTGCCGAGTCCGGCGACGGCGAAGGCGTATGCAACCTTGTTGACCGGGCCGCCGAGGTCGAAGCCCATCATCAGTCCGAGGATCAGTCCGAGGACGATCGCCGCTGCGCCGCTCATCCCGGTGAGCCAGGTGTTCAGCGCGGCGGTGAGCCAGGCGATCGGACCACCGAGCACGAGGAACATCAACCCGGAGGCGACGATCGACGCGACGAGCGGGATGATCACGACGGGCATCAGGCTGCGGAGCCAGCGCGGAACGTTGAGCCGCGCGAAGCTGGCCGCTGCGACACCGGCGAGCAGGCCGCCGGCGATGCCGCCGAGGAAGCCGGCACCCATGAAGCCTGCGACGGCGCCCGCGACGAACCCGGGGGCGATTCCGGGGCGGTCGGCGATCGCATAGGCGATGTAGCCGGAGAGCGCCGGGACCAGGAAGCCCATTGACAGGGCGCCGATCTTGAAGAAGACCGCGCCGAGGTAGATCGCGAGGCCGCCGTCCGGCAGATTGAAGAGGCTGTTCTGCAGGGTGACGACGTCGGCGATCTTGGTGATCTCATAGCCGCCGAGGAGGAAGCCGAGTGCGATGAGCAGGCCTCCGCCTGCCACGAACGGAATCATGTAGCTGACACCGGTGAGGAGTGCGCGCTTGACCTT
This genomic window contains:
- the ptsP gene encoding phosphoenolpyruvate--protein phosphotransferase; the protein is MQQNFSGVGVSPGRIIGSIRQMPKPVSEPPAGERLAASLSADAASDLLRSSAKTVQTELQNRAAGATGASKAVLEATALMATDPMLIKAAVKLIKTGTSAERAIWESGASVAEMLINLGGYMAERATDVLDVRARIVAELRGVPAPGIPLADAPFILVAEDLAPADTATLDPEKILALVTSGGGPQSHTAIIARALGLPAVVAAPGVDALEDGIEVYVDGAAGFLSLEPGAEEIAAVEAWKTAAAILAVFDGNGRTADGHLVPLLANVGGAKDALKAAEAGAQGVGLLRTEFCFLERETEPTIEEQVIAYRGVFDAFPGQKVVVRTLDAGADKPLPFLTDTSEPNPSLGVRGYRTDLTTPGVLARQLTAIAQAAEGSSTSVWVMAPMIATPEEAAEFAAMCATAGLKIPGVMVEVPSAALLADRILGEVDFVSLGTNDLTQYTMAADRQLGTLAALNSPWQPAVLKLIGLTVEGSIAEGNNKPVGVCGEAAADPVLAVVLVGLGVATLSMTSRSLSAVGAVLKSVTLDDAKKLAVLAVSAPNPTEARKRVRAGLPILEELGL
- a CDS encoding fructose-specific PTS transporter subunit EIIC gives rise to the protein MSALITPELVALDKNLGAAPSSVIRRLAELVVGAGRATEIESLYADALAREAKTATGIPGGLAIPHCRSAAVTEPTLALARLSTPVDFGAGDGPADLVFLIAAPAGADQEHLKILAKLSRSLMKPAFTAALRAATTPAEIVELVTNVVSPVPVAVGGGTAAPAASVATGVKRLVAVTACPTGIAHTYMAAEALSAAAEAAGVEIQVETQGSAGLTMLDPAVIAAADAVIFAVDVDVRGRERFAGKPVIQVPVKRGIDEPAKLIADAIAASQNPNARRVGGTAGAAEVDEKNEHFGQKVKRALLTGVSYMIPFVAGGGLLIALGFLLGGYEITKIADVVTLQNSLFNLPDGGLAIYLGAVFFKIGALSMGFLVPALSGYIAYAIADRPGIAPGFVAGAVAGFMGAGFLGGIAGGLLAGVAAASFARLNVPRWLRSLMPVVIIPLVASIVASGLMFLVLGGPIAWLTAALNTWLTGMSGAAAIVLGLILGLMMGFDLGGPVNKVAYAFAVAGLGTATVVNQAPWQIMAAVMAAGMVPPLAMALATVLDKKLFSPIERENGKAAWLLGASFISEGAIPFAAADPLRVIPASMLGAGVTGALSMAWGVTSKAPHGGIFVFFAIDSFALFALAIAIGTVVAGVAVIALKRYTTKKAPAAVEAPVLVTV